One stretch of Arachis hypogaea cultivar Tifrunner chromosome 20, arahy.Tifrunner.gnm2.J5K5, whole genome shotgun sequence DNA includes these proteins:
- the LOC112783243 gene encoding uncharacterized protein isoform X3: MLLTNKGKKKRRKGYLNFVSTGLSEGRRQQEAELKLIEEETAKRVEEAIHKRVEESLNSEEVQVEIQRRLEEGRKRLNVEVTAQLEKEKEAAVIEAKRKEEQARKEKEELERILEENKRKTEEAQRREALEQQRREEERYRELEELQRQKEEAMRRKKQEEEQERLNQIKLLGKNKSRPKLSFALGSK, encoded by the exons ATGTTGTTGACAaacaaaggaaagaagaagagaagaaaag GTTACTTGAATTTCGTCTCCACGGGCTTGTCTGAAGGAAG GCGTCAACAGGAAGCGGAATTGAAATTAATAGAAGAAGAGACAGCAAAGAGAGTTGAAGAAGCCATTCATAAGAGAGTTGAAGAAAGCTTGAACTCCGAGGAGGTTCAGGTCGAGATTCAAAGGCGGTTGGAAGAGGGACGAAAGAGACTAAATGTTGAAGTCACAGcccaacttgaaaaagaaaaagaagctgcTGTTATTGAAGCTAAACGGAAGGAG GAACAAGCTcgtaaagaaaaagaagaactcgAGAGGATACTTGAGGAGAACAAGAGGAAGACCGAAGAAGCTCAGAGAAGAGAGGCTCTAGAGCAGCAGAGGAGGGAGGAGGAACGATACAGAGAGCTCGAAGAGTTGCAGAGGCAGAAAGAAGAAGCCATGAGAAGGAAGAAACAAGAAGAGGAGCAGGAACGTTTGAACCAAATAAAGTTGTTGGGTAAAAACAAATCCCGACCCAAGTTGTCATTTGCTCTTGGATCCAAATGA
- the LOC114926110 gene encoding disease resistance protein At4g27190-like — protein sequence MGYKTLQSALENIVDLLKSSKIQTIGVSGMKGVGKTALMQNLNNHDVVAEIFDIVIFISLSADHTDHELQCKIAKRLKVDTEVINDPEEVARIIHEELQTKKYLLILDGAADEINLGQLGIPCNDNHSKVIITAQHRQVCTLNGAERMIEVGLLSRDEAWKMFCNTVGPVIGLPDIPEIARRVCDKCSCLPLLIQKIARSFRLKKSASSWRVGLEDLEERWPDYENEGVSELYSFLTFCYDELKDENKQKCFLYASLYPANCKVYTDYLVECWAAQNFLGDINNTRKYQKARDRGQAILEHLTDVSLLDRGKQMIYVSMNDCMQQLALHISSKHPECSSYVQTREKLDDAQESLSWEKARWVSMIDTNLKNLPTNQDCSMLLMLLLQKNPDLSTIPQLFFKKHMRSLLVLDLYGTGIRWLPSSMSKLTGLKGLYLNHCKHLRQLPPAIGTLVLLEFLDIQGTQISFIPSLIGSLISLRCLRVPYIRNGEQNGDQTSDLDPRAISRLTKLEELVIKVVSYEDWCSNAENVMAMLASLEHLTNLQCSFPSSEILDRFLRRRSGRQFTSFQFFVGCPNSKQPQILEPFEYRICKYIRYDNSKHENTFSVSEILPQTHAVELVHFNDIEEISEVGKENLEQIRGLSLEECNGIHTLIAGNENGARDESTLPNLEQLLLNKLLLLNCVFQGPLNPGSLSKLKVLTLKNCPRLRTIFHNRAIQYLSELQKLEIHSCMELEELIVIEIGEEVLPKLEVLLLANLPRFQFICTNTILRWSSLEQVNVYRCPLLKFLPFCKDKETNLRSIRGEQGWWNELMWRHKAQYQDIFLPLSELTF from the coding sequence ATGGGGTATAAGACTCTCCAAAGTGCACTCGAAAATATTGTAGATTTGCTAAAAAGCAGCAAAATACAAACAATTGGAGTGTCTGGAATGAAGGGCGTGGGGAAGACAGCACTGATGCAGAACCTAAATAACCATGATGTTGTTGCAGAGATCTTTGATATAGTCATATTTATTAGCCTCTCAGCTGATCACACAGATCACGAGCTTCAATGTAAAATAGCAAAGCGATTGAAGGTGGATACTGAAGTCATCAATGATCCCGAGGAAGTTGCGAGAATAATACATGAGGAGCTGCAAACTAAGAAGTATTTGCTGATTTTGGATGGGGCAGCGGATGAGATCAACTTGGGTCAGCTGGGAATACCATGTAATGACAATCACAGTAAGGTGATAATAACTGCTCAACATCGCCAAGTTTGTACCTTGAATGGAGCAGAAAGGATGATAGAGGTAGGCCTGTTATCCCGGGATGAGGCATGGAAGATGTTCTGTAACACTGTAGGTCCTGTGATTGGTCTCCCGGACATTCCAGAGATAGCTCGGCGCGTATGTGACAAGTGCTCTTGTCTTCCCCTTCTGATACAAAAGATAGCACGCTCTTTCAGATTGAAAAAGAGTGCTTCCAGCTGGAGGGTAGGACTGGAAGATCTTGAAGAACGATGGCCAGATTATGAGAATGAAGGCGTAAGTGAGTTGTACTCATTCTTGACGTTCTGTTATGATGAATTGAAAGATGAAAACAAACAGAAATGCTTTCTGTATGCTTCATTATACCCTGCCAATTGTAAGGTTTATACTGACTATTTGGTGGAGTGTTGGGCTGCTCAAAACTTCCTTGGTGATATTAACAACACAAGGAAATATCAAAAGGCACGTGATCGTGGTCAGGCGATATTGGAACATCTTACTGATGTCTCTCTTCTGGATAGAGGAAAACAGATGATATATGTTTCCATGAATGATTGTATGCAACAACTTgctttgcatatatcatctaagCACCCTGAATGTAGTTCTTATGTCCAAACTAGAGAGAAACTTGATGATGCCCAAGAATCATTATCATGGGAGAAGGCTAGATGGGTATCAATGATAGACACTAATCTGAAAAATTTGCCAACAAACCAAGATTGTAGCATGCTTTTGATGCTATTGCTGCAGAAGAATCCAGACTTGTCTACGATCCCACAACTGTTTTTCAAGAAACATATGAGAAGTCTTCTCGTGTTGGACTTGTATGGCACTGGAATTAGGTGGTTACCATCATCGATGTCAAAGTTGACAGGTCTTAAAGGGCTCTATCTTAATCACTGTAAGCATCTAAGGCAGTTACCTCCTGCTATTGGAACACTTGTACTTCTTGAGTTCCTCGACATTCAGGGTACTCAGATAAGTTTCATTCCATCTCTTATTGGGTCCTTGATCAGTTTAAGATGCTTGCGTGTCCCATACATCAGAAATGGCGAACAAAATGGAGATCAAACCAGTGATCTTGATCCTCGTGCAATTTCAAGGCTTACAAAATTAGAAGAATTGGTCATTAAAGTAGTTTCCTATGAGGATTGGTGCAGTAATGCAGAAAATGTGATGGCGATGTTGGCTTCTTTGGAACATCTAACCAACCTCCAGTGCAGCTTTCCCTCTTCCGAAATTCTTGACAGATTTCTAAGAAGGAGATCCGGAAGGCAATTTACTTCGTTCCAATTCTTTGTCGGATGTCCAAACTCAAAACAGCCTCAAATTCTGGAGCCTTTTGAGTATAGGATCTGCAAATACATAAGGTATGACAATAGCAAGCATGAGAATACTTTTTCAGTAAGTGAGATACTTCCTCAAACCCATGCAGTTGAATTGGTACACTTCAATGACATTGAAGAAATATCAGAAGTTGGAAAAGAAAACTTGGAGCAAATCCGCGGTCTTTCACTCGAGGAATGCAATGGAATTCATACCCTTATAGCAGGTAATGAGAATGGTGCTAGAGATGAAAGCACCCTGCCAAATCTAGAGCAATTGCTGTTAAACAAATTGCTTTTACTGAATTGTGTGTTTCAAGGTCCTCTGAATCCTGGATCCCTTTCCAAATTAAAGGTTTTGACATTGAAGAATTGCCCACGTTTAAGAACCATTTTTCACAATCGGGCTATTCAATACCTCTCAGAACTTCAGAAACTGGAAATTCACAGCTGCATGGAATTAGAAGAACTTATAGTCATAGAGATCGGTGAGGAAGTTCTTCCAAAACTGGAGGTGCTGCTGCTAGCTAACTTGCCAAGATTCCAATTTATATGCACAAATACGATATTGAGATGGTCCTCTCTAGAGCAAGTAAATGTATACAGGTGCCCTTTGTTGAAATTTTTACCCTTTTGCAAGGACAAGGAAACAAACCTAAGATCCATTAGGGGTGAACAAGGATGGTGGAATGAGTTGATGTGGAGACACAAAGCTCAATACCAAGACATATTTCTACCCTTGAGTGAGCTTACATTTTAG
- the LOC112783243 gene encoding uncharacterized protein isoform X2, whose protein sequence is MRRKSRSISPRGHRSRSPTPRRHRSRSPATKRYRRHRSRSSSLSPVHKSSSSSLGSIEQKNVVDKQRKEEEKKRRQQEAELKLIEEETAKRVEEAIHKRVEESLNSEEVQVEIQRRLEEGRKRLNVEVTAQLEKEKEAAVIEAKRKEEQARKEKEELERILEENKRKTEEAQRREALEQQRREEERYRELEELQRQKEEAMRRKKQEEEQERLNQIKLLGKNKSRPKLSFALGSK, encoded by the exons ATGAG GCGAAAAAGTCGCTCTATTTCACCAAGAGGCCACAGAAGCCGTTCCCCAACTCCGAGGCGCCATAGAAGTCGATCTCCAGCCACGAAACGATATAGAAGACACAGAAGCCGGAGTTCTTCGCTATCTCCTGTTCACAAGTCTTCCAGTTCAAGTCTTGGGTCAATAGAGCAGAAAAATGTTGTTGACAaacaaaggaaagaagaagagaagaaaag GCGTCAACAGGAAGCGGAATTGAAATTAATAGAAGAAGAGACAGCAAAGAGAGTTGAAGAAGCCATTCATAAGAGAGTTGAAGAAAGCTTGAACTCCGAGGAGGTTCAGGTCGAGATTCAAAGGCGGTTGGAAGAGGGACGAAAGAGACTAAATGTTGAAGTCACAGcccaacttgaaaaagaaaaagaagctgcTGTTATTGAAGCTAAACGGAAGGAG GAACAAGCTcgtaaagaaaaagaagaactcgAGAGGATACTTGAGGAGAACAAGAGGAAGACCGAAGAAGCTCAGAGAAGAGAGGCTCTAGAGCAGCAGAGGAGGGAGGAGGAACGATACAGAGAGCTCGAAGAGTTGCAGAGGCAGAAAGAAGAAGCCATGAGAAGGAAGAAACAAGAAGAGGAGCAGGAACGTTTGAACCAAATAAAGTTGTTGGGTAAAAACAAATCCCGACCCAAGTTGTCATTTGCTCTTGGATCCAAATGA
- the LOC112783243 gene encoding uncharacterized protein isoform X1, which yields MPRDLSRSRSPPHRRRHSPSPVGHRHSRRSRKDRSRSPYSSYSHSRRKSRSISPRGHRSRSPTPRRHRSRSPATKRYRRHRSRSSSLSPVHKSSSSSLGSIEQKNVVDKQRKEEEKKRRQQEAELKLIEEETAKRVEEAIHKRVEESLNSEEVQVEIQRRLEEGRKRLNVEVTAQLEKEKEAAVIEAKRKEEQARKEKEELERILEENKRKTEEAQRREALEQQRREEERYRELEELQRQKEEAMRRKKQEEEQERLNQIKLLGKNKSRPKLSFALGSK from the exons ATGCCTCGAGACTTATCGCGATCAAGATCGCCTCCCCATCGGCGTAGGCATTCGCCGTCTCCTGTTGGACACAGGCATAGCAGGAGGAGCAGAAAAGACAGAAGCCGATCTCCTTATTCATCCTACTCTCATAGCAG GCGAAAAAGTCGCTCTATTTCACCAAGAGGCCACAGAAGCCGTTCCCCAACTCCGAGGCGCCATAGAAGTCGATCTCCAGCCACGAAACGATATAGAAGACACAGAAGCCGGAGTTCTTCGCTATCTCCTGTTCACAAGTCTTCCAGTTCAAGTCTTGGGTCAATAGAGCAGAAAAATGTTGTTGACAaacaaaggaaagaagaagagaagaaaag GCGTCAACAGGAAGCGGAATTGAAATTAATAGAAGAAGAGACAGCAAAGAGAGTTGAAGAAGCCATTCATAAGAGAGTTGAAGAAAGCTTGAACTCCGAGGAGGTTCAGGTCGAGATTCAAAGGCGGTTGGAAGAGGGACGAAAGAGACTAAATGTTGAAGTCACAGcccaacttgaaaaagaaaaagaagctgcTGTTATTGAAGCTAAACGGAAGGAG GAACAAGCTcgtaaagaaaaagaagaactcgAGAGGATACTTGAGGAGAACAAGAGGAAGACCGAAGAAGCTCAGAGAAGAGAGGCTCTAGAGCAGCAGAGGAGGGAGGAGGAACGATACAGAGAGCTCGAAGAGTTGCAGAGGCAGAAAGAAGAAGCCATGAGAAGGAAGAAACAAGAAGAGGAGCAGGAACGTTTGAACCAAATAAAGTTGTTGGGTAAAAACAAATCCCGACCCAAGTTGTCATTTGCTCTTGGATCCAAATGA